A window of the Glaciimonas sp. CA11.2 genome harbors these coding sequences:
- the cphA gene encoding cyanophycin synthetase has protein sequence MKNIEFLRITSLRGPNIWTYRSALEAWIDIGELEDCPSNVIPGFNQRLTSWLPSLIEHRCSYGERGGFVQRLTDGTWPGHILEHVTLELQNLAGLPGGFGKARETSKRGVYKVVVRARHEQVTRAALYAARDLVMAAIEDRPFDVSAQITILREMVDSLCLGPSTACIVDAADQRRIPSLRLSTGNLVQLGHGARQRRIWTAETDQTSAIAESISRDKDLTKSLLQACGVPIPEGRLVDSAEDAWLAAEDIGLPVVVKPTDANHGRGVFIDLNTRAEVETAYAVALEEGSSVIVERFVRGNEHRLLIVGGKLAAATRGEPLSVTGDGKSTISELIDSQLNSDPRRGDLEEHPLNPIILDQEPIIRMELERQGYSSTTIPPEDKQVLIQRTGNVSIDVTAKVHPSVIAAASLAARIIGLDIAGVDLVAEDISQPLEKQRGAIVEVNAGPGLLMHLKPAEGEPQPVGQAIINHLFSGEENGRIPIVGVAGTHGKTVVSHLIARLLNLNGQHTGLACSDGLYFNNQQVEKSNCAHWTGAHRVLLNRAVEAAVFENGGTTILAEGLAYDRCQVGVVTNIAANDQLPEYYIDDAEQMAKVLRTQVDIVLPTGVAVLNAADRLVVPMAELCDGEVIFFGIDQTLPVITEHLAQDKRAVFVRQGQIILASGKDEIMLARVATIPLTADGQPTFQTENVLAAVAATWALGISVDLIRACIETFNMEQVVPHAKSRKKQLA, from the coding sequence ATGAAAAACATAGAATTTCTCCGAATTACGTCCCTACGCGGACCAAATATATGGACGTATCGTTCAGCGCTAGAAGCTTGGATCGATATCGGAGAACTGGAAGATTGCCCTTCCAACGTCATTCCAGGCTTTAACCAGCGTCTGACAAGCTGGTTACCGTCGTTGATCGAACATCGTTGCAGCTACGGCGAACGTGGTGGTTTTGTGCAGCGCCTGACTGACGGCACCTGGCCCGGTCATATTTTGGAACATGTCACTTTAGAATTGCAAAATTTAGCCGGTTTACCGGGCGGTTTTGGCAAAGCGCGTGAAACATCCAAGCGCGGCGTTTATAAAGTGGTCGTCCGCGCACGTCACGAACAAGTCACTCGCGCCGCTCTATACGCCGCACGCGATCTTGTGATGGCAGCGATTGAAGATCGTCCATTTGACGTTTCCGCCCAGATCACCATCTTACGAGAAATGGTTGATTCGCTATGTCTTGGGCCAAGCACCGCCTGTATAGTTGATGCAGCCGATCAACGCCGCATTCCTTCGTTGCGACTGTCAACCGGCAATCTGGTACAGCTTGGTCATGGCGCGCGCCAAAGACGCATCTGGACCGCAGAGACGGATCAAACCAGCGCCATCGCAGAAAGTATTTCACGCGACAAAGATCTGACCAAAAGCTTGTTGCAAGCTTGCGGCGTGCCGATTCCGGAAGGACGCCTGGTCGACAGCGCCGAAGATGCATGGCTGGCCGCTGAAGATATCGGGTTGCCTGTCGTGGTCAAACCCACCGATGCTAACCACGGTCGTGGCGTTTTCATCGACTTAAATACCCGCGCCGAAGTCGAAACCGCCTACGCTGTTGCGCTGGAGGAAGGTAGCAGTGTCATCGTCGAGCGTTTTGTGCGAGGCAACGAACATCGCCTGCTGATTGTTGGCGGCAAGTTGGCCGCTGCCACACGCGGCGAACCGCTGTCAGTGACTGGTGACGGCAAATCAACTATCAGCGAACTAATCGACAGTCAGTTAAATAGCGATCCCCGACGCGGCGATTTGGAAGAGCATCCCCTTAATCCGATCATTTTGGATCAAGAACCTATCATCAGAATGGAGCTGGAACGTCAGGGTTATTCCTCCACCACGATTCCACCTGAAGATAAGCAAGTACTCATTCAGCGCACCGGTAACGTATCAATCGACGTCACTGCAAAAGTTCATCCTAGTGTCATCGCTGCGGCATCACTGGCAGCACGCATTATCGGTCTGGATATCGCTGGCGTCGATTTGGTGGCAGAAGATATATCCCAACCCCTGGAAAAACAACGCGGTGCGATTGTCGAAGTCAATGCTGGACCAGGGCTGTTGATGCATCTGAAGCCAGCCGAAGGCGAGCCGCAACCGGTCGGACAAGCCATCATTAATCACCTGTTCTCAGGTGAAGAAAATGGTCGCATTCCAATAGTTGGTGTCGCTGGTACGCATGGCAAAACTGTGGTTTCTCACTTGATCGCTCGTCTGCTGAATCTGAATGGACAGCATACCGGCCTGGCATGCAGCGATGGCCTTTACTTCAACAATCAACAAGTTGAGAAAAGTAATTGCGCGCATTGGACCGGCGCGCATCGGGTATTGCTTAATCGTGCGGTAGAAGCTGCCGTATTCGAAAATGGCGGCACGACTATATTAGCCGAAGGGTTGGCCTACGATCGTTGTCAAGTCGGTGTGGTGACTAACATCGCCGCAAATGACCAACTACCTGAATACTATATTGACGATGCAGAGCAAATGGCAAAGGTACTTCGGACCCAGGTCGATATTGTCCTGCCGACCGGCGTTGCCGTTCTGAACGCGGCAGACCGTTTAGTGGTTCCAATGGCAGAGTTGTGCGATGGCGAAGTTATTTTCTTTGGTATCGATCAAACGCTACCGGTGATCACCGAACATCTGGCCCAAGACAAACGCGCCGTATTCGTTCGTCAAGGACAAATCATACTGGCAAGCGGCAAGGATGAAATCATGTTGGCGCGTGTCGCTACCATCCCATTGACTGCCGACGGTCAACCGACCTTTCAGACAGAAAATGTATTGGCAGCAGTCGCAGCAACCTGGGCCCTTGGTATTTCGGTGGATTTGATTCGTGCGTGCATCGAGACCTTTAATATGGAACAAGTTGTGCCACATGCCAAATCACGAAAAAAACAATTGGCGTAA
- the cphA gene encoding cyanophycin synthetase, which translates to MDVSRIRILRGPNLWSRHTAIEAIVSCAEAERSIAGMVGFETRLRARFPHIGFLESTGSDDKISMAHALESAALGLQSQAGCPVTFSRTVQALESGVYQVIVEYTEEAVGKLAFELAQALCNAAANNQPFDLADALARLRDLDEDVRLGPSTGSIVEAAIARGVPFRRLTDGSMVQFGWGSRQRRIQAAETSATSAIAESIAQDKELTKMLLNAAGVPVPQGRVVSNAADAWDVAQEIASPVVVKPRDGNQGKGVAVNINTREQVFAAFDVAAKICSDVIVERYLPGHDFRLLVVGKEMVAAARRDPPLVIGDGVHTVRELVDKVNSDPLRGDGHATPLTKIRFDTIALATLAKQNYQADTIPPTGVRVVLRNNANLSTGGTATDVTNDVHPQMAARAVAAAQMVGLDICGVDVVCNSVHKPLEDQEGGIVEVNAAPGLRMHISPSYGKGRAVGKAIIATMFSAHDDGRIPLVAVAGTNGKTTTVRLIAHLLSCKGLRVGMTNSDGVYIEKQRIDTGDCSGPRSARNVLMHPDVDAAVFETARGGVLREGLGFDRCNVAVITNIGMGDHLGLSFISTVEDLAVVKRVIVENVAPNGVAVLNAGDPMVTNMAKVCPGSVTFFAHDNSNPVMTTHRAQGNRVVYLDGTDIVAAQGTNEVRLPLAEIPLTRNGAIRFQIENVMAATAAAWALKLDWEIIRTGLRTFINDPATVPGRFNVFDYRGATVIADYGHNPDAIVALVQAVENMPAKRRSVVISGAGDRRDEDIRQQTQLLGDAFDEVILYQDQCQRGRADGEVLALLRDGLKNARRTTATQEINGEFIAIDTALSTLGEGDLCLILVDQVEEALEHIAKRIAEG; encoded by the coding sequence ATGGACGTATCACGTATCCGAATTCTACGCGGCCCAAATTTATGGAGCCGCCACACAGCGATTGAAGCAATCGTGTCTTGCGCTGAAGCAGAGCGATCGATTGCCGGAATGGTCGGTTTCGAGACTCGGCTGCGCGCTCGCTTCCCCCATATCGGGTTCCTTGAATCGACTGGCAGCGACGACAAGATTTCAATGGCACACGCGCTGGAAAGTGCCGCGCTTGGTCTGCAATCGCAAGCCGGTTGCCCTGTCACGTTCAGTCGGACCGTTCAAGCCTTGGAATCCGGTGTTTATCAAGTTATCGTTGAATACACCGAAGAAGCAGTCGGCAAACTGGCTTTTGAATTAGCCCAAGCTTTATGCAATGCCGCCGCCAACAATCAGCCATTCGACTTGGCCGATGCATTGGCCCGTTTGCGAGACCTCGACGAGGACGTGCGTTTGGGGCCAAGTACCGGTTCGATCGTTGAAGCTGCGATAGCCCGAGGTGTACCATTCCGTCGCCTCACCGATGGTAGCATGGTGCAATTTGGCTGGGGTAGCCGCCAACGTCGTATTCAGGCAGCAGAAACCAGCGCTACTAGCGCGATTGCAGAATCGATCGCGCAGGACAAAGAACTCACCAAGATGCTGCTTAACGCGGCGGGTGTTCCTGTCCCGCAAGGCCGCGTTGTTTCAAACGCTGCCGATGCATGGGACGTTGCGCAAGAAATCGCCAGCCCGGTTGTGGTCAAGCCACGCGACGGTAATCAGGGAAAAGGCGTCGCCGTCAATATCAACACGCGCGAGCAGGTCTTCGCTGCCTTCGATGTCGCCGCAAAAATCTGTTCGGATGTCATCGTTGAGCGCTATCTGCCAGGACACGACTTTCGCTTACTCGTGGTCGGCAAAGAAATGGTTGCTGCCGCCAGACGCGATCCGCCGCTCGTTATAGGCGATGGGGTCCACACTGTTCGTGAACTGGTCGACAAAGTTAACAGCGATCCCTTGCGCGGTGACGGTCATGCGACGCCCCTCACCAAAATTCGCTTCGACACCATCGCTTTGGCAACACTAGCCAAGCAAAATTACCAGGCTGATACTATCCCGCCAACAGGCGTGCGTGTAGTTTTACGCAACAACGCCAATCTGAGCACTGGCGGCACCGCCACCGACGTTACCAATGACGTCCATCCACAAATGGCTGCGCGCGCGGTCGCCGCAGCGCAAATGGTAGGGTTGGATATTTGTGGTGTTGATGTCGTCTGTAACAGCGTCCACAAGCCACTGGAAGATCAAGAAGGCGGTATCGTTGAAGTAAATGCTGCACCAGGCCTGCGCATGCACATCAGCCCTTCCTACGGCAAAGGCCGCGCGGTCGGCAAGGCCATTATCGCAACCATGTTCAGCGCCCATGACGATGGTCGTATTCCATTAGTCGCAGTTGCCGGAACTAACGGCAAAACCACCACCGTGCGCCTTATCGCTCACCTGCTAAGTTGCAAAGGCCTGCGTGTCGGCATGACCAACTCAGATGGCGTGTATATCGAAAAGCAGCGCATTGATACCGGCGATTGCAGCGGTCCGCGTAGCGCTCGCAACGTCCTGATGCACCCTGACGTCGATGCAGCGGTATTCGAAACCGCCCGCGGTGGCGTCTTACGTGAGGGCCTTGGCTTTGATCGCTGTAACGTCGCCGTTATTACCAATATCGGCATGGGCGATCATCTTGGCCTGAGTTTTATCAGCACAGTGGAAGACCTTGCCGTAGTCAAACGCGTGATTGTTGAAAACGTCGCCCCTAACGGTGTTGCAGTATTAAATGCCGGTGATCCGATGGTCACTAACATGGCGAAAGTGTGCCCAGGTTCCGTCACCTTTTTTGCCCATGATAATAGCAACCCGGTGATGACGACGCATCGCGCACAAGGTAATCGCGTGGTCTATCTGGATGGTACAGATATCGTCGCGGCCCAAGGTACTAACGAAGTGCGCCTGCCATTGGCTGAGATTCCATTAACCCGCAACGGTGCTATTCGTTTTCAGATCGAAAATGTGATGGCAGCAACCGCAGCAGCGTGGGCTTTAAAACTCGATTGGGAAATCATTCGGACCGGACTGCGCACATTTATCAATGATCCAGCTACCGTACCAGGCCGTTTCAATGTATTCGACTATCGCGGTGCAACGGTGATCGCTGACTACGGTCACAATCCGGATGCGATTGTCGCGCTGGTTCAGGCGGTTGAAAACATGCCCGCGAAACGCCGTTCTGTTGTCATTAGCGGTGCAGGTGATCGTCGTGATGAGGATATCCGCCAGCAAACCCAATTGCTGGGTGACGCTTTCGATGAAGTCATCCTTTATCAAGATCAGTGTCAACGTGGGCGCGCCGATGGTGAAGTATTGGCGCTGCTGCGAGATGGCTTAAAAAATGCGCGCCGTACCACCGCCACCCAAGAAATTAATGGTGAATTCATTGCTATCGACACTGCACTGTCAACATTAGGTGAAGGTGACTTATGCCTGATTCTCGTAGATCAGGTCGAGGAAGCGCTGGAACATATTGCAAAGCGAATTGCCGAGGGATAG
- the def gene encoding peptide deformylase, whose protein sequence is MSVREILKMGDPRLLLKAEPVTDFNTPELEALIADMFDTMHAANGAGLAAPQIGVNLRIVIFGFKNSVRYPEAEPVPETVLINPVLRPLSDITDDAWEGCLSVPGMRGVVPRWTNLHYEGVDQYGAPISRTVDAFHARVVQHECDHLDGVLYPMRIKDLALFGYTSVLFPELDPDDDD, encoded by the coding sequence ATGAGCGTTCGTGAAATTCTAAAAATGGGTGATCCGCGTCTGCTGTTGAAAGCAGAACCGGTCACCGACTTTAATACCCCCGAGCTAGAAGCGCTGATCGCCGATATGTTTGACACCATGCATGCGGCAAATGGTGCTGGTTTGGCCGCACCGCAAATCGGCGTCAACTTACGCATCGTTATTTTTGGTTTTAAAAATAGTGTCCGCTATCCTGAGGCTGAGCCAGTACCCGAGACAGTGTTGATCAACCCGGTGTTGCGGCCCTTGTCAGATATCACCGATGACGCCTGGGAAGGTTGCTTGTCAGTGCCAGGGATGCGCGGCGTGGTGCCGCGTTGGACTAATTTACATTACGAAGGTGTCGATCAGTACGGTGCCCCGATTAGTCGCACGGTTGATGCATTTCATGCGCGGGTTGTTCAGCACGAGTGTGATCATTTAGATGGCGTTTTGTATCCAATGCGGATCAAGGATTTAGCACTTTTTGGCTATACTTCTGTGTTGTTTCCAGAGTTAGATCCGGATGATGACGACTGA